Proteins found in one Paenibacillus borealis genomic segment:
- a CDS encoding S-layer homology domain-containing protein, whose translation MVTLLMRMLNSNIQDNSESFPDIKGNWAERAISKAKSSGIIQGADDNAFNPIHNVTRAEAALMLVRALKLDAELKVLLDPQINELKQAQYYCHTNNQ comes from the coding sequence ATGGTTACATTGCTGATGAGAATGCTCAACAGCAATATCCAGGATAATAGCGAATCGTTCCCTGATATTAAAGGGAATTGGGCTGAAAGAGCCATTTCCAAAGCAAAATCCTCGGGCATCATCCAAGGTGCCGATGACAATGCTTTTAACCCGATCCATAATGTAACCCGCGCAGAAGCAGCCTTAATGCTGGTTCGTGCATTGAAGCTGGATGCTGAACTCAAAGTATTGCTTGATCCACAGATTAATGAATTGAAACAAGCCCAATATTATTGTCATACAAATAACCAGTAG
- a CDS encoding MFS transporter: MKIQQGSKSFRNVSLALFAGGFVTFALLYTLQPLMPEITGAFGITPTESSLTLSVTTISMALTMLFIGSVSDAVGRRAIMTASLVAASVIAIISAFSPYFPVLLLLRILQGIALAGLPAIAMTYLVEEIDPASLGYAMGLYISGNSIGGMAGRIISGLLTDWFGWRAAVGAIGLLGLAAAMIFWLVIPASRHFVKQTGKLNRVIPLLWSQCRNPRLLCLYGLGFLLMGSFVTLFNYIGFELTGEPYNLSQSLAGSIFVVYLMGTFSSTWMGRLADRYGRTGVIMLALAIILTGALCTLHPLLWVKIIGLALFAFGFFGGHSIASSWVGLVADEHKSQANALYLFFYYVGSSVSGTGGGVLYGSFGWGGIISMIAAYVALSLLLCSFLVRKSWLGHRR, encoded by the coding sequence ATGAAGATTCAGCAGGGTTCAAAATCGTTTCGCAATGTTAGCCTTGCATTGTTTGCCGGAGGGTTTGTCACCTTCGCGCTTCTTTACACCCTGCAGCCGTTGATGCCGGAAATTACCGGAGCGTTTGGAATCACGCCGACAGAATCCAGCTTAACACTGTCCGTCACAACTATTTCCATGGCACTGACCATGCTGTTCATCGGTTCCGTATCCGATGCCGTTGGCCGCAGAGCGATTATGACAGCGTCGCTGGTCGCCGCTTCCGTGATCGCCATTATCTCCGCCTTCAGCCCGTATTTCCCTGTGCTGCTGCTGCTGCGCATCCTGCAGGGGATTGCACTGGCCGGATTGCCGGCTATTGCAATGACCTATCTGGTGGAAGAGATTGATCCTGCCAGTCTGGGTTATGCGATGGGATTATATATCAGCGGCAATTCCATCGGAGGGATGGCCGGCCGGATCATCAGCGGGTTACTCACAGACTGGTTCGGCTGGCGGGCGGCGGTCGGTGCGATTGGCTTGCTGGGTCTGGCCGCAGCTATGATATTCTGGCTGGTGATTCCGGCTTCTCGCCATTTCGTGAAGCAGACAGGCAAGCTAAATCGGGTTATTCCGCTGCTATGGTCACAATGCCGCAACCCTCGGCTCCTTTGCTTGTATGGGCTGGGCTTTTTGCTGATGGGCAGCTTTGTCACGTTATTCAATTATATAGGCTTCGAACTGACAGGTGAACCGTACAACCTTAGCCAGTCACTGGCCGGCAGCATTTTTGTCGTTTATCTGATGGGGACCTTCAGTTCCACTTGGATGGGACGGCTGGCTGACCGGTATGGACGTACCGGTGTCATCATGCTTGCGCTGGCCATTATCTTAACGGGAGCCCTTTGCACACTGCATCCCCTCCTATGGGTCAAAATCATCGGTTTGGCGCTGTTCGCCTTTGGTTTCTTCGGAGGACATTCCATTGCCAGCAGCTGGGTGGGCCTGGTGGCCGATGAGCATAAGTCGCAGGCCAACGCGCTGTATCTCTTTTTCTACTACGTGGGCTCCAGCGTGAGCGGTACGGGCGGCGGGGTGCTGTATGGCAGTTTCGGCTGGGGCGGCATCATCAGTATGATAGCAGCTTATGTGGCTTTAAGCCTGTTGCTATGCAGTTTCCTGGTGCGTAAGAGCTGGCTTGGACACCGGCGGTGA
- a CDS encoding ABC transporter permease codes for MPKKTRDYKWILYVCAGAVGLYLLLPLLMILLTSVSSGASSKFPPEGLTLEWYSRLGDQKQFLEAFRNSILASAGAVLLALVTGTLAALAIVQYPFPGRGLLRAFFMSPMVMPKITLGVAYLILFSKMHIAGGLFALILGEAVIVLPFVLSIVGSALANLNPAHREAAADLGAGPFRIFFTVTLPQLQLSLLLAGSIAFVFTFDQVETALLILRQGSYTLPIQLFLYMEKWQDPTVAVVSVVLIAFALALFFAIKLVIRSAPGVENMLGSRTNKRRS; via the coding sequence ATGCCTAAAAAAACACGGGATTACAAGTGGATTCTCTATGTATGTGCCGGTGCGGTCGGGCTGTATCTGCTTCTTCCGCTGTTGATGATCCTGCTGACCTCCGTGAGCAGCGGTGCCTCCAGCAAGTTTCCGCCCGAGGGGCTGACACTGGAATGGTACAGCCGTCTGGGGGATCAGAAGCAATTCCTGGAAGCCTTCCGGAACAGTATTCTTGCTTCGGCGGGTGCAGTTTTGCTGGCTTTGGTTACAGGTACTCTGGCTGCACTGGCCATTGTACAATATCCTTTTCCGGGCAGAGGGCTGTTGCGCGCCTTTTTTATGTCGCCAATGGTAATGCCCAAGATTACACTGGGCGTGGCATATCTGATTCTGTTCTCAAAGATGCACATCGCCGGAGGACTGTTTGCCCTGATCCTGGGGGAGGCGGTCATCGTCTTGCCGTTTGTCCTGTCTATTGTAGGAAGCGCTCTGGCCAATCTGAATCCGGCCCACCGCGAAGCTGCTGCGGATTTGGGTGCGGGTCCATTTCGCATTTTCTTCACGGTTACGTTGCCGCAGCTGCAGCTTTCACTTCTTCTGGCAGGCTCCATTGCCTTTGTCTTCACCTTCGATCAGGTTGAGACGGCATTGCTTATTCTGCGTCAGGGAAGTTATACCTTGCCTATTCAGCTCTTTCTGTATATGGAAAAATGGCAGGACCCTACGGTCGCCGTTGTGTCCGTGGTGCTGATTGCCTTTGCACTTGCCCTGTTCTTTGCAATCAAGCTGGTCATCCGTTCCGCACCGGGCGTGGAAAACATGCTCGGCAGCAGAACGAATAAAAGGAGGTCTTGA
- a CDS encoding ABC transporter substrate-binding protein produces MSIQKPKRSYILPAVSLAMMLALSACGGGNNANNAAGNNAAGNPDNSPAAGSGEKVKLTMFIWAGSNQDVVPKEVVAEYVKNHPNVEVTFEESSNSVMYPKMLAGKQADANNPIVNFGYFNADASAKGLNDDMWEPLDPAIVTNMKDIPESFHTADNKGIVWGVSSFALVYNKDLVKTPPTSWNDLWGSEEFKGKTALWDYMFYSYLSPLLAVKGEELGASYENPEPAFQFWADNSDQIGTLVTSNDQLKGLLDSGDALIAPFSAQVAQTWIDGGSPLAVAYPEEGAISFPYSLQVVKGSTPEQEKAANEIINELLSAEALSRYAEVTGTPVTSTAAAIPDKYKDDPSFSVEEQSKGINPDWDSLAKNSSAWKDLWDRLVKTEL; encoded by the coding sequence ATGAGTATTCAAAAACCTAAGCGTTCCTATATCTTACCTGCCGTGTCGCTTGCCATGATGCTGGCACTCTCGGCTTGCGGAGGGGGAAACAATGCGAATAACGCTGCCGGAAACAATGCTGCGGGGAACCCGGACAATTCCCCGGCAGCCGGCAGTGGAGAAAAAGTAAAGCTGACCATGTTTATCTGGGCCGGCTCCAATCAGGATGTGGTTCCCAAGGAAGTCGTAGCTGAATATGTGAAAAACCATCCGAACGTTGAGGTGACCTTCGAAGAATCCTCCAATTCTGTAATGTATCCGAAAATGCTGGCAGGCAAGCAGGCTGACGCTAACAATCCGATTGTAAACTTCGGGTATTTCAATGCGGATGCTTCGGCGAAGGGCCTCAATGACGATATGTGGGAGCCGCTGGATCCGGCCATTGTGACAAATATGAAGGATATTCCCGAATCCTTCCATACCGCAGACAACAAGGGCATCGTCTGGGGAGTGTCTAGCTTTGCGCTGGTCTACAACAAGGACCTGGTGAAGACACCGCCGACAAGCTGGAACGATCTGTGGGGAAGCGAAGAGTTCAAAGGCAAAACTGCATTGTGGGATTACATGTTCTATTCTTATCTGTCCCCGCTTCTGGCTGTGAAGGGGGAAGAGCTCGGCGCATCCTACGAGAATCCGGAACCGGCCTTCCAGTTCTGGGCGGACAACAGCGATCAGATCGGAACGCTGGTTACCTCGAACGATCAGCTTAAGGGTCTGCTGGATTCAGGCGACGCTCTGATTGCTCCATTCAGTGCACAGGTAGCACAGACATGGATTGATGGCGGATCCCCGTTGGCTGTAGCTTACCCTGAGGAAGGCGCGATTTCCTTCCCTTATTCCCTGCAGGTTGTCAAAGGCTCCACACCAGAGCAGGAAAAAGCGGCCAACGAGATCATTAATGAGCTGCTTAGCGCAGAAGCGCTGTCCCGTTATGCCGAGGTAACAGGAACTCCTGTTACAAGCACAGCTGCAGCTATCCCGGATAAATACAAGGATGATCCATCCTTCTCCGTTGAAGAACAGAGCAAGGGAATTAATCCGGACTGGGATTCACTGGCCAAGAACAGCTCTGCCTGGAAGGATCTATGGGATCGTCTGGTCAAAACAGAATTATAA
- a CDS encoding M24 family metallopeptidase: protein MDKPISMPVSGVNRTRAAELMAASSLAALVATTPENINYILGSQLRASNWTMQIYAVLPQEPDARPCVIIPTNRLGVIAQMGITGADLYVYSDFFVEGSIEGKPSTPDIDLFYSLLQNTTTHAGPIEALEAALEQLGLKGQAVGVDEMRIAPDLLAKFAGGLPGGQAMPAYKLFRQIRQIKTPFEIERLRQSAVLNEAIEQQLIDLIAAGVHEKELAEHYRLAVMRAGGTPAMTAVGAGPRSALPLIENYFRVIEPGDQIRFDLCLQLDGYWGDTGRTVVLGEATPWMEHHFQAVRSGWEQALEMVRPGVKASDVFQAAVARVQKEGIPHYRRQHVGHAIGLELYDDITLSPGDHRVLEPGMVLCVEVPYYELGAGGFQIEDTIVVTADGYEFLTQMERKLFRK from the coding sequence ATGGACAAGCCAATTTCGATGCCTGTTTCAGGAGTGAACCGGACACGTGCCGCTGAATTGATGGCTGCCAGCAGTTTGGCTGCTCTCGTAGCGACCACGCCGGAAAATATCAACTATATTCTAGGATCCCAGCTGCGGGCCAGCAACTGGACCATGCAAATCTATGCGGTGCTGCCACAGGAACCGGATGCCCGTCCCTGTGTCATTATTCCAACCAATCGGCTGGGTGTAATCGCGCAGATGGGGATTACCGGCGCGGATTTATATGTGTACAGCGACTTTTTTGTGGAGGGATCTATCGAAGGCAAGCCATCCACGCCGGATATTGATCTCTTTTACTCGTTGCTGCAGAATACGACAACCCATGCGGGACCGATTGAAGCCTTGGAGGCGGCACTTGAGCAGCTTGGCCTCAAAGGACAAGCGGTCGGCGTGGATGAGATGAGAATTGCTCCGGATCTGCTTGCCAAATTTGCTGGTGGACTTCCCGGAGGACAAGCTATGCCTGCGTATAAACTGTTCCGTCAAATCCGCCAGATCAAAACACCGTTTGAAATCGAACGTCTGCGGCAGTCTGCGGTTCTGAATGAAGCTATCGAGCAGCAACTAATCGATCTGATCGCCGCAGGTGTGCACGAGAAAGAGTTGGCCGAACATTACCGGCTTGCCGTGATGAGAGCAGGCGGCACCCCCGCAATGACGGCGGTCGGTGCAGGGCCGCGCAGTGCTCTTCCGCTGATCGAGAATTATTTCCGCGTCATCGAGCCTGGGGATCAGATCCGATTTGACCTGTGTCTCCAGTTGGACGGGTATTGGGGAGATACCGGCAGAACCGTTGTACTAGGAGAAGCCACCCCTTGGATGGAACATCACTTTCAGGCGGTACGCAGCGGCTGGGAGCAGGCACTTGAAATGGTCCGTCCCGGCGTGAAAGCGTCCGATGTCTTCCAGGCAGCCGTAGCCAGAGTTCAGAAGGAAGGTATTCCCCATTACCGGCGCCAGCATGTGGGACATGCCATCGGCCTGGAATTGTACGACGATATCACCCTGTCGCCCGGGGATCACCGTGTTCTGGAGCCTGGGATGGTGCTGTGTGTGGAAGTTCCTTATTATGAACTGGGCGCAGGCGGATTTCAGATTGAAGACACCATCGTAGTAACAGCGGACGGCTATGAGTTTCTGACACAGATGGAACGCAAGCTGTTCCGCAAATAA
- a CDS encoding ABC transporter ATP-binding protein produces MSGGVGPIAIETRDVIKRYAGNTAVNQVSLQVKRGEFVSLLGPSGCGKTTLLRLLGGLEQPDEGAVLLSGQDVSGIPAYGRNTNMIFQQLALFPHMDVFNNIAYGLKVRKTPKSEIKRRVQDMLELVQLGDYSRRAISRLSGGQAQRVAIARALINKPEVLLLDEPLSALDMQLRLDMQRELKRIQREFGGTFIFVTHDQNEAMNMSDRIGVMRDGKLLQYGTPDEIYERPVDSFVAKFIGDTNLLQVKMLVEEEGRVWVQAGGLKLAVRPQEGLPAISAGSKASLSIRYEYLRTGEAANSCVNRLEGIVTESVYGGASIRYTLDMGGHIQLQASSLYQRGDARYAPGDSLLIGFNPEDGLLLPNEASVHRESSL; encoded by the coding sequence ATGAGCGGCGGAGTGGGGCCGATTGCAATCGAGACGCGGGACGTGATCAAGCGTTATGCGGGAAATACTGCCGTTAATCAGGTGTCGCTACAGGTGAAACGGGGAGAATTCGTCTCTCTCCTCGGGCCTAGCGGCTGCGGGAAAACCACGCTGCTCCGGCTTCTCGGCGGTTTGGAGCAGCCTGATGAGGGTGCTGTGCTGCTCTCAGGACAAGATGTCTCGGGTATTCCGGCTTATGGCCGGAATACGAATATGATTTTTCAGCAGCTGGCATTGTTTCCCCATATGGATGTCTTCAACAATATCGCTTATGGCCTGAAGGTCAGAAAAACGCCGAAAAGCGAAATCAAACGGCGTGTTCAGGACATGCTGGAACTGGTACAGCTCGGTGATTACAGCCGGCGTGCCATTTCCCGGCTGTCCGGCGGGCAGGCGCAGCGTGTTGCTATTGCCCGCGCTTTGATTAACAAGCCGGAAGTTCTCCTGCTGGACGAGCCGTTGTCAGCACTGGATATGCAGCTGCGGCTGGATATGCAGCGGGAGCTGAAACGGATACAGCGCGAATTCGGCGGTACGTTCATTTTCGTTACCCATGATCAGAATGAGGCGATGAACATGTCGGACCGCATTGGTGTCATGCGTGACGGCAAGCTGCTTCAATACGGGACGCCCGATGAAATCTACGAACGGCCGGTCGACAGCTTTGTAGCCAAATTCATCGGCGATACGAACCTGCTGCAGGTTAAGATGCTGGTTGAGGAAGAGGGCCGGGTCTGGGTTCAAGCGGGCGGCTTGAAGCTTGCCGTACGGCCGCAGGAAGGACTCCCGGCGATTTCTGCGGGCAGTAAGGCCTCGCTTTCCATCCGTTACGAGTACCTCCGGACCGGAGAAGCGGCAAATAGCTGCGTCAACCGTCTGGAAGGCATAGTCACCGAGAGTGTGTATGGCGGTGCAAGCATCCGGTACACGCTGGATATGGGCGGCCATATCCAGCTGCAGGCCAGCAGTCTGTATCAGCGGGGAGATGCCCGGTATGCGCCAGGAGATTCGCTGCTAATCGGGTTCAATCCCGAAGACGGACTGCTTCTGCCCAATGAGGCATCCGTTCACAGGGAGAGTTCCTTATGA
- a CDS encoding hybrid sensor histidine kinase/response regulator: MRKMLMGLILVGFGCFALLFGLVKASDHKAQNRTPAQHGVLDLSAWDFQGEQVVSLDGQWEFYWDQLLRPGGAPSVSPGYMQVPGFWKHANEDGGLNSQGAVTYRLKVKLEPSATMYGLRISNIRMASEIYVNGNRVAGSGKPAESESLYRYENKPYNAFFTVQGDTAEIIIHAANYENSQGGIPYSIYFGSAGGIHKLNTHTTILNLIMIVSLLMLGCYQLSVFIIRREERGLLYFGLSCIIIAWSFASNGDRILVEYVDLPHEIYYKIQAVSLYLSLITMVMFIKNMCTTMIPEWLIKSVVRVTALYISFVLLTPFQWYSRFNAVFSYLQLVIYVIILGLMLHSYLKGRYGDFSKRTLLLFILALGGYVVGLFDYGLYLSSMTPNYTLGYCSILIFCFLASFLLSYRYSEAYKTIEGMAIKLQQADKQKDEFLLHTSHEFQTPLHGIINLSQSMLETGAGAEAEAGELSASHIQNLFLIRDTSRRLSGLVHDILDLEKIKRNELNVHLSAVDVRVSVSLVFDLFQVLITGKKIRFVNAVPEHLPLVYADEDRLRQILQNLVGNAVKFTHEGMITIKAQVEEGQIKVRVEDTGVGMNLSDWDAVFQPFEQAHSPEEYGGTGLGLFISRKLLHLMNGTIKVEWSEPEQGTCMAFTLPIAEEARNSLTLMEASKESPSINEEWGMAELPSRSKSKFTLLAVDDEPSNLQVLSRVFANEPYEVLWATNGLEALEMLQKRSDIDLVLLDVMMPKLSGFEVCREIRKQFSLFELPVVLLTARNGNSDIATGFKAGANDFIIKPFDAAEVRARTETLLKLKKSVEDALKAEVDFLQSQIKPHFLFNSLNSIIALCRTDGARAEKLIMHLSNYLRRSFDPKPDSFVWIEDELQLVDAYVQIEEARFEERLTVVYDVDPQVLKKKILPLTIQPLVENAIRHGVTKKMEGGTVRISISLDKDTVYVEVWDNGGGISETGIQALWTSERASSERRGVGLVNIQRRLKHFYGEALQVSSEEGEWTSVRFQFKI; encoded by the coding sequence ATGAGAAAAATGCTAATGGGCCTGATACTGGTAGGCTTCGGTTGCTTTGCTTTATTATTCGGTTTAGTGAAAGCCTCTGATCATAAAGCCCAGAACCGCACTCCCGCGCAGCATGGTGTGCTCGATTTGAGCGCATGGGATTTTCAAGGAGAACAGGTCGTTTCGCTGGATGGACAATGGGAGTTTTATTGGGATCAGCTGCTCAGGCCGGGGGGAGCACCTTCTGTTTCTCCTGGATATATGCAGGTACCCGGTTTTTGGAAGCATGCGAATGAAGACGGGGGGCTAAATAGCCAAGGAGCCGTTACCTACCGCCTAAAGGTTAAGCTTGAGCCTTCGGCAACGATGTATGGGCTTAGAATATCCAACATCCGCATGGCAAGCGAGATCTACGTGAACGGGAACAGGGTTGCCGGCAGCGGTAAGCCCGCGGAATCCGAAAGCCTGTATAGGTATGAGAATAAACCGTACAACGCCTTTTTTACGGTACAGGGAGATACGGCGGAGATCATCATCCACGCGGCAAATTATGAGAATTCGCAGGGCGGGATTCCTTATAGCATTTATTTCGGGAGCGCCGGTGGAATTCATAAGCTGAATACCCATACGACCATTCTGAATTTAATTATGATTGTCTCTCTCCTTATGCTCGGGTGCTATCAGCTTAGTGTATTTATTATACGGAGAGAGGAAAGAGGGCTGCTCTATTTCGGACTCAGCTGCATTATTATCGCCTGGTCTTTTGCCAGCAACGGTGACCGGATTCTGGTTGAGTATGTGGATCTGCCGCATGAGATTTATTATAAGATTCAAGCCGTATCGCTGTATCTCTCGCTGATCACGATGGTTATGTTTATCAAGAATATGTGTACAACCATGATTCCTGAGTGGTTAATTAAAAGCGTTGTCCGCGTCACTGCCCTGTATATCAGCTTTGTGCTGCTCACTCCGTTTCAATGGTATTCACGTTTCAATGCGGTATTCAGCTATCTGCAATTAGTCATCTATGTCATCATTCTGGGATTGATGCTTCATTCGTACCTGAAGGGCAGGTATGGAGATTTCAGCAAGCGGACACTGCTCCTCTTTATATTGGCCTTAGGCGGATATGTAGTAGGGTTGTTCGATTACGGGTTGTATTTGAGCAGCATGACGCCTAATTACACCCTAGGATACTGCTCCATCCTGATTTTTTGTTTTCTGGCATCGTTCCTCCTGTCTTACCGGTATTCGGAAGCCTATAAGACGATAGAAGGAATGGCTATAAAGCTGCAGCAGGCGGATAAGCAGAAAGATGAGTTTCTGCTGCATACCTCACATGAGTTCCAGACTCCGCTTCACGGAATCATTAATTTATCCCAATCTATGCTTGAGACAGGAGCTGGAGCAGAAGCAGAGGCAGGAGAACTGAGCGCAAGCCATATCCAGAATCTGTTCCTGATCAGGGATACCTCCAGAAGGCTATCGGGACTGGTTCACGACATTCTTGATCTGGAGAAAATCAAGCGCAACGAGCTGAACGTTCATCTGTCAGCTGTTGATGTCCGTGTGTCCGTCTCTCTTGTATTCGATTTATTTCAGGTTCTGATTACTGGTAAAAAAATCAGATTTGTCAATGCCGTGCCGGAGCATCTGCCCCTTGTCTATGCGGATGAGGACCGGCTCAGGCAAATCCTCCAGAATCTGGTCGGCAATGCGGTGAAGTTTACTCATGAAGGCATGATTACAATTAAGGCTCAGGTGGAGGAAGGGCAGATCAAAGTTAGGGTTGAGGATACCGGCGTAGGGATGAACTTATCCGACTGGGATGCGGTATTCCAGCCGTTTGAACAAGCGCACTCTCCGGAGGAGTATGGAGGAACAGGACTGGGGCTGTTCATTAGCAGGAAGCTGCTGCACTTGATGAACGGAACCATCAAAGTGGAATGGTCAGAACCGGAGCAGGGGACCTGCATGGCTTTTACACTTCCAATTGCCGAAGAAGCCCGCAATTCGCTCACGCTAATGGAAGCATCCAAGGAATCACCTTCCATAAACGAAGAGTGGGGCATGGCAGAATTACCAAGCCGCAGCAAGAGTAAATTCACGCTGCTGGCCGTAGATGATGAACCGTCCAATCTTCAGGTTCTGTCCCGGGTCTTCGCCAATGAACCGTACGAGGTGCTCTGGGCGACAAACGGGCTGGAGGCCCTGGAAATGTTACAGAAACGTTCGGATATTGACCTGGTTCTGCTGGATGTGATGATGCCCAAATTGTCGGGTTTTGAAGTCTGCAGAGAGATCCGCAAGCAATTTTCCCTGTTTGAGCTGCCGGTTGTATTGCTGACGGCTCGTAACGGAAATAGCGATATTGCCACCGGCTTTAAGGCAGGGGCGAATGATTTTATTATCAAGCCGTTTGATGCTGCAGAGGTCAGGGCCAGAACGGAAACGCTCCTGAAGCTTAAGAAGTCCGTGGAAGACGCTTTGAAAGCAGAGGTGGATTTTCTCCAGTCGCAGATCAAACCGCATTTCTTGTTCAACTCTTTGAACTCAATTATTGCTTTATGCCGGACAGACGGCGCTCGTGCGGAGAAGCTGATTATGCATTTAAGCAATTACTTAAGAAGAAGCTTTGACCCGAAACCTGACAGCTTTGTCTGGATTGAAGACGAATTACAGCTGGTTGATGCTTACGTGCAGATCGAAGAAGCCCGGTTTGAGGAGAGGCTTACTGTTGTATATGATGTGGACCCGCAGGTTCTGAAGAAAAAGATTCTGCCGCTGACGATACAGCCTTTGGTAGAGAATGCAATCCGGCATGGGGTAACGAAGAAAATGGAGGGAGGAACGGTCAGAATCTCCATCTCCCTGGACAAGGATACGGTTTATGTAGAAGTGTGGGATAACGGGGGCGGTATCAGTGAGACGGGAATCCAAGCCTTATGGACAAGCGAAAGGGCTTCTTCCGAAAGACGGGGAGTTGGACTCGTAAATATTCAGCGGAGACTCAAGCATTTTTATGGAGAAGCATTACAGGTATCCAGTGAAGAAGGAGAATGGACAAGCGTTCGGTTTCAGTTCAAAATTTAA
- a CDS encoding ABC transporter permease, giving the protein MMRATGKLIGLFSPGKRTWAAQLLLLLPALVLMGVVYLGGLLIFGRYSFDLYENGRLIRGWNLDSYRAFLGDPYYWTLIGTTFRVAAKVTLWSLLLAYPLAYCIAGLKRAGLKQTLLLLTFLPLLVSAVVRSYGWQLLLSKQGFMNWLFVHLGLTDSGFEMMYNETGVVVALVHIFLPFMVFPLLNVLTQSDDTLKAAAHDLGAGKWRTFLTITLPLSARGIASGVQIVFTLCLTAFTTPQLIGGGRVMTLPVLIYQRTLDTNWPMAAVASLFLFVSSILVSMIVNKGADWLMFRRTREEGQSHA; this is encoded by the coding sequence ATGATGCGGGCAACCGGCAAGCTCATAGGATTGTTCTCCCCAGGGAAGCGTACCTGGGCGGCACAGCTGCTGCTGCTTCTGCCGGCACTTGTTCTGATGGGTGTCGTCTATCTGGGAGGTCTGCTGATCTTCGGCCGGTACAGTTTTGATCTCTATGAGAACGGGCGGCTGATCAGGGGCTGGAATCTGGATTCCTACCGTGCTTTCCTTGGTGATCCCTATTATTGGACCCTGATTGGCACCACCTTTAGAGTCGCCGCCAAGGTTACCTTATGGAGCCTGCTGCTTGCCTATCCGCTGGCCTACTGCATTGCCGGATTGAAGCGGGCGGGACTGAAGCAGACCCTCTTGCTGCTCACGTTTCTTCCGCTTCTGGTCAGCGCTGTTGTCAGATCATACGGATGGCAGCTGCTGCTGTCCAAGCAGGGCTTCATGAACTGGCTGTTTGTACACCTCGGCCTGACGGACAGCGGTTTTGAGATGATGTACAATGAGACCGGTGTGGTCGTTGCACTGGTACATATCTTTTTGCCGTTTATGGTGTTTCCGCTCTTGAATGTGCTAACCCAGTCTGACGACACGCTGAAGGCGGCGGCCCATGATCTGGGTGCAGGCAAATGGCGCACGTTTCTCACCATTACACTGCCCTTGTCCGCGCGGGGGATTGCCAGCGGAGTGCAGATCGTCTTTACACTCTGCCTGACCGCATTTACAACCCCGCAGCTGATCGGAGGCGGGCGCGTCATGACGCTTCCGGTACTGATTTATCAGCGCACACTGGATACGAACTGGCCGATGGCAGCCGTAGCGAGCCTCTTTTTATTTGTTTCGTCAATCCTCGTCTCAATGATTGTGAACAAGGGAGCCGACTGGCTGATGTTCCGGCGTACCCGGGAGGAAGGACAGAGCCATGCCTAA